The Euphorbia lathyris chromosome 8, ddEupLath1.1, whole genome shotgun sequence genome has a window encoding:
- the LOC136203750 gene encoding EIN3-binding F-box protein 1, producing MSKLIGFAGDDDFCLRGSIYKNPKEQSLFLSLDNHVDLYFPSRKRSRISAPFVFSGERFEQKKQASIDVLPDECLFEIFRHLPGGEERSACSCVSKRWLSLVSNMSRDELCGKNEEKNVEVKSEADNQEIEGDGYLSRSLEGKKTTDVRLAAIAVGTAGRGGLGKLAIRGNNSNCGVTSVGLRAISRGCPSLKALSLWNLPLVGDEGLLEIANGCHMLEKLDLCGCPAISDKGLLAVAMNCPNLTDLTIESCSNIGNEGLQAVGRCCTNLRSISIKNCPIVGDQGIVGLVSSGTCALTKVKLQSLNITDASLAVIGHYGKTVTDLVLTSLPNVSERGFWVMGNGHGLQMLKSFTVISCLGMTDAGLEAVGKGCPSLRQFRLCKSALLSDCGLVSFVKAAGSLESLLLEECHRITQLGLFGSLLKCGAQLKTLSLVSCLGYRDLNLALPQLSPCESLRTLCIRNCPGFGDSSLALLGKLCPQLQHLELSGLQGVTDAGFIPLLESSGAGLVNVNLSGCVNVSDKVVSELTVQHGWTLEVLNVDGCGKITDASLAAIAENCFLLSELDVSKCAVSDCGIAALSRSKQLNLQVFSASGCSMISDRSLPAFVKMGRTLQGLNLQHCNAISTTTVDLLVERLWRCDILS from the coding sequence GTGATGATGATTTTTGCCTTCGGGGGTCGATCTACAAAAACCCCAAGGAGCAGAGCCTCTTTTTGTCCCTTGATAATCATGTGGATTTGTATTTTCCTTCACGGAAGAGGTCTCGCATCAGTGCTCCATTTGTCTTCTCTGGAGAGAGATTTGAGCAGAAAAAGCAGGCATCAATTGATGTTCTCCCAGATGAGTGTCTCTTTGAAATCTTCCGACATCTTCCTGGAGGAGAGGAAAGGAGTGCCTGCTCTTGTGTTTCAAAGCGCTGGCTTTCTCTTGTGAGCAATATGTCCAGGGATGAACTTTGTGGAAAGAATGAGGAGAAGAATGTTGAGGTGAAATCTGAGGCTGATAATCAGGAAATTGAGGGTGATGGGTACCTTTCCAGGAGTTTGGAGGGGAAGAAAACCACTGATGTTAGACTTGCAGCCATTGCTGTTGGTACTGCTGGTCGAGGAGGTTTGGGTAAACTTGCTATCCGTGGAAACAATTCTAACTGTGGAGTAACAAGTGTAGGCCTGAGAGCAATTTCCCGTGGCTGCCCTTCGCTCAAGGCTCTTTCTTTATGGAATTTGCCATTGGTTGGTGATGAAGGTTTGCTTGAGATTGCTAATGGCTGTCACATGCTGGAGAAGCTTGATCTGTGTGGATGTCCTGCGATTTCCGACAAGGGTTTGCTTGCAGTAGCAATGAATTGTCCTAATTTGACGGATCTGACTATTGAGTCCTGTTCGAACATTGGGAATGAAGGTCTGCAAGCTGTTGGCCGATGTTGCACCAATTTAAGATCCATCTCGATCAAGAACTGCCCAATTGTTGGAGATCAAGGAATTGTAGGTCTGGTGTCTTCTGGAACATGTGCCCTGACAAAGGTGAAGCTCCAGTCTTTGAACATTACTGACGCATCTCTAGCTGTTATTGGACACTATGGGAAGACAGTTACAGACCTAGTTCTTACTAGCCTGCCAAATGTTAGCGAGAGGGGCTTTTGGGTCATGGGGAATGGTCATGGCTTACAAATGTTGAAGTCCTTTACAGTTATATCATGCCTAGGAATGACAGATGCTGGACTTGAAGCTGTTGGAAAGGGTTGCCCAAGTTTAAGGCAATTCCGTCTCTGCAAAAGTGCACTACTGTCAGACTGTGGATTGGTCTCCTTTGTGAAAGCTGCAGGGTCACTCGAGAGCCTGCTATTGGAGGAATGCCACAGGATCACCCAGCTGGGCCTTTTTGGTTCTCTGTTGAAGTGTGGTGCACAATTGAAGACTCTTTCACTGGTGAGCTGTTTGGGATATAGAGATCTTAACCTTGCACTTCCTCAGCTGTCCCCTTGTGAATCTCTGCGAACATTGTGCATCCGTAACTGCCCAGGTTTTGGTGACAGTAGCCTGGCTCTTTTGGGAAAACTGTGTCCTCAATTGCAGCATCTGGAACTATCTGGTCTTCAGGGAGTAACTGATGCTGGGTTTATCCCATTACTCGAGAGCTCCGGTGCTGGTCTTGTGAACGTAAATCTCAGTGGCTGTGTCAATGTCTCAGACAAAGTAGTCTCAGAATTGACCGTTCAGCATGGTTGGACTCTTGAAGTGCTTAATGTTGATGGATGTGGGAAAATCACTGATGCAAGTTTGGCAGCAATTGCTGAGAACTGCTTCTTGCTCAGTGAACTCGACGTCTCAAAATGTGCAGTCTCAGACTGTGGGATTGCAGCTCTTTCTCGCTCAAAACAGCTCAATCTGCAAGTATTTTCCGCATCCGGTTGCTCTATGATATCAGATAGAAGTCTACCTGCCTTTGTGAAAATGGGTCGAACTCTTCAAGGATTAAATCTCCAGCACTGCAATGCCATCAGCACGACCACTGTCGACCTTCTTGTGGAACGGTTGTGGAGATGCGATATCCTTTCCTAA